A window from Pleuronectes platessa chromosome 6, fPlePla1.1, whole genome shotgun sequence encodes these proteins:
- the si:rp71-17i16.5 gene encoding phosphatidylinositol 4,5-bisphosphate 3-kinase catalytic subunit gamma isoform isoform X2, translating into MDFGLFVKQSDSPSAVEPQSEMSTQSCSENNLKFICELKPVPGPPPGGDESYNADMDCEQVSIILPAQCSIYQLRLRICMQAEEKNCHPDPLALLDPERYTLLYARGDEWYEAYDGCQVIRTLDIPWLREDTGHLSAHIVVKPVVAVDSEEKKKQQQSLAYLIGHNLEKDASDRLGELTFTRRKLASPRRQELRNRDDKLYATEPWVTCAPIPSDLQERLNRKIPITLHYMSKISFSIQVDFSATPDVLLEVLRSVLADQGLHADTFDRLVLKVSGREEFLSGHYHLSDFLWVRHCLRTNQDLHLSVVPDSQLVKETVRIVDWPLVDGFSGQFSSHDDLCLEGKDLDDIFMISLWDCKRKLRVKLLGFDIPNLPIKSPQAVYVEASILYGNKVLSSVSSVPKAFADEVLWNEWLNFDVLLRDLPRGAKLAFTINASGGDISPITKDSGETKLLYFVNLLLIDHRSLLSQGSYTLHMWSYPGQEEEAITYQADKLSSATNPDVADSMAISFLLDRYSFPVVLPNSLGSPECSGSPNSPFSSPISTASSLKMSPSLFSPSPTITSTDSSSQHLKPPEGPSSDTMALRSLSTVVRTQRPCLKKFREESIRYASNLPLFLRNVDWMNRTVVEDVHWLLGNWDTDELDITLALELLSIDFADERVRRLAVQRLESLSNDDVLKYLLQLVQSKRIGHFFFWYVRSEVAGCPYFRQRMSVILEAYLLGCGQAMLDSFAQQVQAVEALQEVALTIKTLYPDKTDLPPTAPIRLQELLRNCNLPNEFLMPFDPRIKAGMILLDKCKVMASKKKPLWLEFSPMPSPTSATPVGIIFKQGDDLRQDMLVIQTLMVMDSIWQEKSLDLNLVPYGCISTGHNIGMIEIVRNAATIAAVQRGHRGTAGAFRNDALFEWLKSKCPLQEIHYETVERFVKSCAGYCVATYVMGIGDRHNDNIMITDQGNLFHIDFGHILGNRKQFLGMTRERVPFVLTPDFLFVMGRVKGRNSLYFQRFRDTCTQAYLSLRSHSRLLVTLFSLMLLTGIPELSAAEDMRYLREALQDEQGEAAAKEHFLQQISECEKLGWTVQANWWIHMVAGIK; encoded by the exons ATGGATTTCGGATTGTTCGTGAAGCAGTCTGACAGTCCGTCTGCTGTGGAGCCTCAATCTGAGATGTCGACTCAGAGCTGCTCTGAGAACAACCTGAAGTTTATCTGTGAGTTGAAGCCTGTGCCTGGTCCACCACCGGGCGGTGATGAGAGCTACAATGCTGACATGGATTGCGAGCAAGTGTCAATCATCCTCCCTGCACAGTGTAGCATCTACCAGCTGAGGCTACGCATCTGTATGCAG GCCgaggaaaaaaactgtcatCCAGATCCACTTGCTTTACTTGACCCAGAGAGATACACTCTGCTATATGCCAGGGGGGATGAATGGTACGAGGCCTACGATGGCTGTCAGGTTATCAGGACGTTGGACATTCCATGGTTGCGTGAAGACACTGGGCACCTCTCTGCACATATAGTGGTAAAACCTGTGGTGGCAGTTGattcagaggagaagaagaaacagcagcagagtctggCCTACCTGATTGGACATAACCTGGAGAAAGACGCGTCTGACCGGCTTGGTGAGCTCACATTCACCCGCAGGAAACTGGCATCTCCGAGGAGACAAGAGCTAAGAAATCGAGATGATAAGTTGTATGCCACCGAGCCTTGGGTAACTTGTGCCCCCATTCCGAGTGACCTGCAGGAGCGACTAAACAGGAAGATTCCTATCACCCTGCATTACATGAGCAAGATCAGCTTCAGCATTCAGGTGGATTTTAGTGCAACCCCAGATGTTCTTCTTGAAGTTCTCAGAAGTGTGTTGGCAGACCAGGGGCTTCATGCTGATACTTTTGATAGACTGGTATTAAAAGTCTCAGGCAGGGAGGAGTTTTTATCAGGTCATTACCATCTCAGCGATTTCCTCTGGGTTCGACATTGCTTGAGGACCAATCAAGACCTTCACCTCTCTGTGGTGCCTGACTCACAGCTTGTCAAGGAGACCGTCCGTATTGTGGACTGGCCACTCGTTGATGGTTTCAGTGGCCAGTTCAGCTCCCATGATGATCTTTGCCTTGAAGGGAAGGATCTGGATGACATCTTCATGATATCTTTGTGGGACTGTAAAAGAAAACTCAGGGTCAAGTTGCTTGGCTTTGACATCCCAAATCTTCCAATCAAATCCCCCCAGGCTGTTTATGTCGAAGCTTCTATTCTTTATGGCAACAAGGTCCTCTCTTCAGTCTCGTCTGTTCCCAAGGCCTTCGCAGATGAAGTACTGTGGAATGAATGGCTCAATTTTGATGTTCTCCTCAGGGATCTGCCACGTGGAGCTAAGCTGGCTTTCACCATTAATGCAAGTGGTGGTGACATCTCCCCAATAACCAAAGACTCAGGGGAGACGAAGCTGCTCTACTTTGTTAATCTTCTCCTCATAGATCACAG GTCCCTCCTCAGCCAGGGCTCCTACACCCTGCACATGTGGTCCTACCCTGGCCAGGAAGAAGAGGCCATCACCTACCAGGCAGACAAACTGTCCTCTGCTACTAACCCAGACGTTGCAGATTCCATGGCTATCAGCTTCCTTCTAGACCGCTACAGCTTCCCTGTGGTTCTGCCAAATAGCCTTGGTTCACCTGAATGTTCTGGCAGTCCCAActcccccttctcctctcctaTATCAACAGCCTCCTCTCTCAAAATGTCTCCCTCACTCTTCTCACCCTCTCCCACTATAACCAGCACAGACTCTTCCTCTCAACATTTGAAACCTCCTGAGGGCCCATCAAGTGACACAATGGCTCTCAGATCCCTATCCACAGTTGTCAGAACCCAAAGGCCTTGCCTAAAAAAGTTCCGGGAGGAGAGCATCCGCTACGCGTCCAACCTACCCCTCTTCCTGCGCAATGTTGATTGGATGAACCGCACTGTGGTTGAGGATGTTCACTGGCTACTGGGAAACTGGGATACTGATGAGCTTGATATCACACTGGCCCTGGAGCTGTTAAGCATTGACTTTGCTGACGAGAGAGTCAGGAGACTTGCTGTCCAGAGACTGGAGAGCCTGTCCAATGATGATGTATTGAAGTATCTGCTACAGCTGGTGCAG AGCAAGAGAATCGGCCACTTCTTCTTCTGGTACGTCCGCAGCGAAGTGGCTGGGTGTCCTTACTTCCGCCAGCGCATGTCGGTGATTCTGGAGGCCTACCTGCTGGGCTGTGGCCAGGCCATGCTCGACAGCTTCGCCCAGCAGGTCCAAGCTGTGGAAGCTCTGCAGGAGGTCGCTTTAACGATAAAGACACTTTACCCTGACAAGACTGACCTCCCTCCTACAG CTCCCATCAGGCTCCAAGAGCTTCTCAGAAACTGTAATCTTCCAAATGAATTCCTGATGCCCTTTGACCCTCGCATTAAAGCTGGAATGATCCTG CTGGATAAATGCAAAGTGATGGCCTCAAAGAAGAAGCCTCTGTGGCTGGAGTTCTCTCCCATGCCGTCGCCCACCTCTGCTACACCTGTCGGAATAATCTTCAAACAGGGCGACGACCTCAGACAGGACATGCTCGTCATTCAG ACATTGATGGTAATGGACTCTATCTGGCAGGAGAAATCTCTGGACCTTAACCTTGTTCCATATGGCTGCATCTCCACAGGACACAACATAG GTATGATTGAGATAGTGAGGAATGCAGCGACCATTGCTGCAGTGCAGAGGGGCCACAGAGGAACAGCTGGAGCTTTCAGAAATGATGCTCTGTTTGAGTGGCTCAAGTCCAAGTGTCCACTCCAGGAAATT CACTACGAGACTGTGGAGAGGTTTGTGAAGTCTTGCGCTGGTTACTGTGTGGCCACTTATGTAATGGGTATCGGAGATCGACACAATGACAACATCATGATCACAGACCAAG GGAACTTGTTTCACATCGACTTCGGTCACATCCTGGGTAACAGGAAGCAATTCCTTGGTATGACCAGGGAGCGTGTACCATTTGTCCTCACAcctgacttcctgtttgtcatGGGCAGGGTCAAAGGTCGCAACAGCCTATATTTCCAACGGTTCAGG GACACTTGCACACAGGCCTACCTCTCCCTGCGCTCCCACTCTCGTCTGCTGGTCACTCTTTTCTCCCTAATGCTGCTGACCGGCATTCCAGAGCTGAGTGCTGCAGAGGACATGCGCTACCTGCGGGAGGCGCTCCAGGATGAACAGGGTGAGGCTGCGGCCAAGGAGCATTTCCTCCAGCAGATTTCTGAGTGTGAGAAGCTGGGCTGGACTGTGCAGGCCAATTGGTGGATCCACATGGTGGCCGGCATCAAATGA
- the si:rp71-17i16.5 gene encoding phosphatidylinositol 4,5-bisphosphate 3-kinase catalytic subunit gamma isoform isoform X1, which translates to MDFGLFVKQSDSPSAVEPQSEMSTQSCSENNLKFICELKPVPGPPPGGDESYNADMDCEQVSIILPAQCSIYQLRLRICMQAEEKNCHPDPLALLDPERYTLLYARGDEWYEAYDGCQVIRTLDIPWLREDTGHLSAHIVVKPVVAVDSEEKKKQQQSLAYLIGHNLEKDASDRLGELTFTRRKLASPRRQELRNRDDKLYATEPWVTCAPIPSDLQERLNRKIPITLHYMSKISFSIQVDFSATPDVLLEVLRSVLADQGLHADTFDRLVLKVSGREEFLSGHYHLSDFLWVRHCLRTNQDLHLSVVPDSQLVKETVRIVDWPLVDGFSGQFSSHDDLCLEGKDLDDIFMISLWDCKRKLRVKLLGFDIPNLPIKSPQAVYVEASILYGNKVLSSVSSVPKAFADEVLWNEWLNFDVLLRDLPRGAKLAFTINASGGDISPITKDSGETKLLYFVNLLLIDHRSLLSQGSYTLHMWSYPGQEEEAITYQADKLSSATNPDVADSMAISFLLDRYSFPVVLPNSLGSPECSGSPNSPFSSPISTASSLKMSPSLFSPSPTITSTDSSSQHLKPPEGPSSDTMALRSLSTVVRTQRPCLKKFREESIRYASNLPLFLRNVDWMNRTVVEDVHWLLGNWDTDELDITLALELLSIDFADERVRRLAVQRLESLSNDDVLKYLLQLVQTLKVEPYHDSFLARYLIQRALRSKRIGHFFFWYVRSEVAGCPYFRQRMSVILEAYLLGCGQAMLDSFAQQVQAVEALQEVALTIKTLYPDKTDLPPTAPIRLQELLRNCNLPNEFLMPFDPRIKAGMILLDKCKVMASKKKPLWLEFSPMPSPTSATPVGIIFKQGDDLRQDMLVIQTLMVMDSIWQEKSLDLNLVPYGCISTGHNIGMIEIVRNAATIAAVQRGHRGTAGAFRNDALFEWLKSKCPLQEIHYETVERFVKSCAGYCVATYVMGIGDRHNDNIMITDQGNLFHIDFGHILGNRKQFLGMTRERVPFVLTPDFLFVMGRVKGRNSLYFQRFRDTCTQAYLSLRSHSRLLVTLFSLMLLTGIPELSAAEDMRYLREALQDEQGEAAAKEHFLQQISECEKLGWTVQANWWIHMVAGIK; encoded by the exons ATGGATTTCGGATTGTTCGTGAAGCAGTCTGACAGTCCGTCTGCTGTGGAGCCTCAATCTGAGATGTCGACTCAGAGCTGCTCTGAGAACAACCTGAAGTTTATCTGTGAGTTGAAGCCTGTGCCTGGTCCACCACCGGGCGGTGATGAGAGCTACAATGCTGACATGGATTGCGAGCAAGTGTCAATCATCCTCCCTGCACAGTGTAGCATCTACCAGCTGAGGCTACGCATCTGTATGCAG GCCgaggaaaaaaactgtcatCCAGATCCACTTGCTTTACTTGACCCAGAGAGATACACTCTGCTATATGCCAGGGGGGATGAATGGTACGAGGCCTACGATGGCTGTCAGGTTATCAGGACGTTGGACATTCCATGGTTGCGTGAAGACACTGGGCACCTCTCTGCACATATAGTGGTAAAACCTGTGGTGGCAGTTGattcagaggagaagaagaaacagcagcagagtctggCCTACCTGATTGGACATAACCTGGAGAAAGACGCGTCTGACCGGCTTGGTGAGCTCACATTCACCCGCAGGAAACTGGCATCTCCGAGGAGACAAGAGCTAAGAAATCGAGATGATAAGTTGTATGCCACCGAGCCTTGGGTAACTTGTGCCCCCATTCCGAGTGACCTGCAGGAGCGACTAAACAGGAAGATTCCTATCACCCTGCATTACATGAGCAAGATCAGCTTCAGCATTCAGGTGGATTTTAGTGCAACCCCAGATGTTCTTCTTGAAGTTCTCAGAAGTGTGTTGGCAGACCAGGGGCTTCATGCTGATACTTTTGATAGACTGGTATTAAAAGTCTCAGGCAGGGAGGAGTTTTTATCAGGTCATTACCATCTCAGCGATTTCCTCTGGGTTCGACATTGCTTGAGGACCAATCAAGACCTTCACCTCTCTGTGGTGCCTGACTCACAGCTTGTCAAGGAGACCGTCCGTATTGTGGACTGGCCACTCGTTGATGGTTTCAGTGGCCAGTTCAGCTCCCATGATGATCTTTGCCTTGAAGGGAAGGATCTGGATGACATCTTCATGATATCTTTGTGGGACTGTAAAAGAAAACTCAGGGTCAAGTTGCTTGGCTTTGACATCCCAAATCTTCCAATCAAATCCCCCCAGGCTGTTTATGTCGAAGCTTCTATTCTTTATGGCAACAAGGTCCTCTCTTCAGTCTCGTCTGTTCCCAAGGCCTTCGCAGATGAAGTACTGTGGAATGAATGGCTCAATTTTGATGTTCTCCTCAGGGATCTGCCACGTGGAGCTAAGCTGGCTTTCACCATTAATGCAAGTGGTGGTGACATCTCCCCAATAACCAAAGACTCAGGGGAGACGAAGCTGCTCTACTTTGTTAATCTTCTCCTCATAGATCACAG GTCCCTCCTCAGCCAGGGCTCCTACACCCTGCACATGTGGTCCTACCCTGGCCAGGAAGAAGAGGCCATCACCTACCAGGCAGACAAACTGTCCTCTGCTACTAACCCAGACGTTGCAGATTCCATGGCTATCAGCTTCCTTCTAGACCGCTACAGCTTCCCTGTGGTTCTGCCAAATAGCCTTGGTTCACCTGAATGTTCTGGCAGTCCCAActcccccttctcctctcctaTATCAACAGCCTCCTCTCTCAAAATGTCTCCCTCACTCTTCTCACCCTCTCCCACTATAACCAGCACAGACTCTTCCTCTCAACATTTGAAACCTCCTGAGGGCCCATCAAGTGACACAATGGCTCTCAGATCCCTATCCACAGTTGTCAGAACCCAAAGGCCTTGCCTAAAAAAGTTCCGGGAGGAGAGCATCCGCTACGCGTCCAACCTACCCCTCTTCCTGCGCAATGTTGATTGGATGAACCGCACTGTGGTTGAGGATGTTCACTGGCTACTGGGAAACTGGGATACTGATGAGCTTGATATCACACTGGCCCTGGAGCTGTTAAGCATTGACTTTGCTGACGAGAGAGTCAGGAGACTTGCTGTCCAGAGACTGGAGAGCCTGTCCAATGATGATGTATTGAAGTATCTGCTACAGCTGGTGCAG ACCCTTAAAGTGGAACCTTACCACGACAGCTTCCTTGCTAGGTACCTCATCCAAAGAGCCCTGCGG AGCAAGAGAATCGGCCACTTCTTCTTCTGGTACGTCCGCAGCGAAGTGGCTGGGTGTCCTTACTTCCGCCAGCGCATGTCGGTGATTCTGGAGGCCTACCTGCTGGGCTGTGGCCAGGCCATGCTCGACAGCTTCGCCCAGCAGGTCCAAGCTGTGGAAGCTCTGCAGGAGGTCGCTTTAACGATAAAGACACTTTACCCTGACAAGACTGACCTCCCTCCTACAG CTCCCATCAGGCTCCAAGAGCTTCTCAGAAACTGTAATCTTCCAAATGAATTCCTGATGCCCTTTGACCCTCGCATTAAAGCTGGAATGATCCTG CTGGATAAATGCAAAGTGATGGCCTCAAAGAAGAAGCCTCTGTGGCTGGAGTTCTCTCCCATGCCGTCGCCCACCTCTGCTACACCTGTCGGAATAATCTTCAAACAGGGCGACGACCTCAGACAGGACATGCTCGTCATTCAG ACATTGATGGTAATGGACTCTATCTGGCAGGAGAAATCTCTGGACCTTAACCTTGTTCCATATGGCTGCATCTCCACAGGACACAACATAG GTATGATTGAGATAGTGAGGAATGCAGCGACCATTGCTGCAGTGCAGAGGGGCCACAGAGGAACAGCTGGAGCTTTCAGAAATGATGCTCTGTTTGAGTGGCTCAAGTCCAAGTGTCCACTCCAGGAAATT CACTACGAGACTGTGGAGAGGTTTGTGAAGTCTTGCGCTGGTTACTGTGTGGCCACTTATGTAATGGGTATCGGAGATCGACACAATGACAACATCATGATCACAGACCAAG GGAACTTGTTTCACATCGACTTCGGTCACATCCTGGGTAACAGGAAGCAATTCCTTGGTATGACCAGGGAGCGTGTACCATTTGTCCTCACAcctgacttcctgtttgtcatGGGCAGGGTCAAAGGTCGCAACAGCCTATATTTCCAACGGTTCAGG GACACTTGCACACAGGCCTACCTCTCCCTGCGCTCCCACTCTCGTCTGCTGGTCACTCTTTTCTCCCTAATGCTGCTGACCGGCATTCCAGAGCTGAGTGCTGCAGAGGACATGCGCTACCTGCGGGAGGCGCTCCAGGATGAACAGGGTGAGGCTGCGGCCAAGGAGCATTTCCTCCAGCAGATTTCTGAGTGTGAGAAGCTGGGCTGGACTGTGCAGGCCAATTGGTGGATCCACATGGTGGCCGGCATCAAATGA
- the LOC128442301 gene encoding olfactory receptor 14I1, with the protein MTSTEAHNLTEQCDWFNEENRTEPRVTGQLDSAGCLFLSIIPNGDAIPVLICILVLLTIFSFLVNGVALFGIGRSEDLYWEPRCAFLKNLILSDLMQTVSISPAVIHSLVQRRTMEFSTWCYVQYFTGTASIFSSLVTITCMALERYLYVCHAIHYLVIVTEVRLRHTLSLIWVFSISISTVTMVLLHTGQGHKTERATKGLLCEPDVVEQHMGFPRASAVFRKLVGSCTLLLCLFVYAFSYWRMYRAARNAVIPFNTVNTTARKTVLFHCGMLFLQLLPLLIKITSDAVWEVEGTVAMVALSSQDQGASSTMLTPSTTAARLHMSLLVMLIVPPCINPLVYVLKTAELRRALLRPFRQWMRKRGVGVREVEGMRFREVVHQNRVQAG; encoded by the coding sequence ATGACGAGCACGGAGGCACACAACCTCACCGAGCAGTGCGACTGGTTCAACGAGGAGAACCGAACTGAGCCGCGCGTAACCGGCCAGCTGGACTCGGCTGGCTGCCTCTTTCTGTCCATAATACCCAACGGAGACGCGATTCCAGTGCTGATATGCATCTTAGTGCTGCTGACCATCTTCTCGTTTCTGGTTAACGGGGTCGCTCTGTTCGGGATCGGGCGGTCCGAGGACCTGTACTGGGAGCCGCGCTGTGCTTTCCTCAAGAACCTGATTCTGAGCGACCTCATGCAGACTGTCAGCATCAGCCCGGCGGTCATCCACTCGTTAGTCCAGCGCCGGACGATGGAGTTCAGCACCTGGTGTTACGTGCAGTACTTCACAGGAACCGCCAGCATTTTCTCCAGCCTCGTCACCATCACCTGCATGGCGCTGGAGCGCTACTTGTACGTGTGCCACGCCATCCACTACCTGGTCATCGTCACTGAGGTGCGTCTGCGGCACACCCTGAGCCTCATCTGGGtcttctccatctccatcagCACCGTCACCATGGTGCTGCTGCACACGGGCCAAGGGCACAAGACCGAACGGGCCACCAAGGGGCTTCTGTGCGAGCCGGACGTGGTGGAGCAGCACATGGGATTCCCCCGCGCCTCAGCAGTTTTTCGCAAACTCGTGGGCTCCTGCACTCTGCTGCTGTGCCTGTTCGTCTACGCCTTCTCTTACTGGAGGATGTACCGGGCTGCGCGCAACGCAGTGATCCCGTTCAACACGGTCAACACCACGGCGCGTAAAACCGTGCTGTTCCACTGCGGCATGctgttcctgcagctgctgccgctgctcatAAAGATCACCTCGGACGCGGTGTGGGAGGTGGAGGGCACCGTGGCTATGGTGGCGCTGTCCTCTCAAGACCAGGGCGCCAGCAGCACGATGTTGACCCCCTCGACCACGGCGGCCAGGCTCCACATGTCCCTGCTGGTCATGCTCATCGTGCCGCCTTGCATCAACCCGCTGGTGTACGTGCTGAAGACCGCGGAGCTCAGGCGGGCGCTGCTGAGACCGTTCCGGCAGTGGATGCGGAAGAGGGGCGTGGGTGTGCGCGAAGTGGAGGGGATGAGGTTCAGAGAAGTTGTACATCAAAACCGAGTTCAGGCGGGTTAG